One window from the genome of Pyrus communis chromosome 16, drPyrComm1.1, whole genome shotgun sequence encodes:
- the LOC137721254 gene encoding cytochrome P450 89A2-like, whose translation METWFLILIALCVSFLLKPLLSLFLPTSVSKPKLPPGPRSIPIIGGFLWILKPFLEIELIIRKLQAQYGPIISFPIGSRSAVFIADRSLAHQAFIQNGAVFADRPEALVTNKYTTSNQHTIASAGYGTTWRLLRRNLTSEILHPSRVKSYGKARKWVLDILVNRLKTKSQSHSEGGVVGSVRVVDHFQYALFCLLVLMCFGDKLNEEQIKEIERVQRQQHLSFGRFNILNFKPKLTKIFLKNRWQEFFKILEEQREVLVPLIRARQNKAKQGSKNDDQDDELVLSYTDTLLDLELPDGEEKRKLSEDEMVNLCSEFLNAGTDTTSTALQWVMANVVKNPQVQEKLFSEIKGVMGETKEEVREEVLHKLPYLKAVILEGLRRHPPGHILFPHSVTHDVVLGGHLVPKNGTVNVMVADIGWDAQVWEDPMAFKPERFLGSNGGEEGFDLTGSREIKMMPFGVGRRSCPGSGLAVLHLEYFVANLVWKFQWRPVEGDDVDLSEKMEFTVVMKNPLQAHIIPRI comes from the coding sequence ATGGAAACCTGGTTCCTTATCCTCATTGCCCTCTGCGTCTCCTTCCTCCTCAAACCCCTTCTTTCTCTATTCCTACCCACTTCCGTCTCCAAACCCAAGCTCCCTCCCGGTCCCCGCTCCATCCCAATCATCGGCGGCTTCTTGTGGATCCTGAAACCCTTCTTGGAGATCGAGCTCATCATCCGCAAACTGCAGGCACAATACGGGCCCATCATCTCCTTCCCCATCGGCTCCCGCTCCGCCGTCTTCATCGCCGACCGCTCCCTCGCCCACCAGGCCTTCATCCAGAACGGCGCCGTATTCGCCGACCGACCTGAGGCCTTGGTCACCAACAAGTACACTACCAGTAACCAGCACACAATCGCCTCCGCCGGATACGGCACTACGTGGCGCCTCCTCCGCCGCAACCTCACCTCCGAAATCCTCCACCCTTCCCGCGTCAAATCCTACGGCAAAGCCCGCAAATGGGTTCTCGACATCCTCGTCAACCGCCTCAAAACCAAGTCTCAATCCCACTCCGAAGGTGGCGTCGTCGGTAGTGTTAGGGTGGTCGACCACTTCCAATACGCCCTGTTCTGCCTCCTCGTTCTAATGTGCTTCGGCGACAAATTGAACGAAGAGCAAATCAAAGAAATCGAGCGGGTGCAGCGCCAACAACATTTGAGTTTCGGGCGGTTCAACATCCTCAATTTCAAGCCGAAATTGACGAAGATTTTCCTGAAAAATCGGTGGCAGGAATTCTTCAAAATCCTCGAGGAACAACGAGAAGTGCTCGTCCCTCTGATTCGAGCACGACAAAACAAGGCAAAGCAGGGCAGCAAAAACGACGACCAAGACGATGAATTGGTGTTGTCGTATACTGATACGTTGCTGGACCTCGAGCTTCCCGACGGCGAAGAGAAGCGGAAGCTTTCGGAGGACGAAATGGTCAACCTCTGCTCGGAGTTTCTCAACGCCGGCACCGACACTACTTCCACCGCGCTGCAGTGGGTCATGGCTAACGTGGTAAAGAACCCACAAGTTCAGGAGAAGCTGTTTTCAGAGATTAAAGGGGTTATGGGAGAAACGAAGGAGGAGGTGCGAGAGGAGGTCCTGCACAAGCTGCCGTATCTGAAAGCCGTGATCTTGGAGGGGCTGAGGCGCCACCCGCCGGGGCACATTTTGTTTCCGCACTCGGTGACGCATGACGTGGTTTTGGGCGGACACCTGGTGCCCAAAAACGGGACCGTCAATGTCATGGTGGCGGATATAGGGTGGGACGCGCAAGTGTGGGAGGACCCCATGGCGTTCAAGCCGGAGAGGTTCTTGGGCAGCAACGGCGGAGAAGAAGGGTTCGATTTGACGGGAAGCAGGGAGATCAAGATGATGCCGTTTGGGGTGGGGAGGAGGTCCTGTCCTGGGTCGGGGTTGGCAGTGCTTCACCTGGAGTACTTTGTGGCGAATTTGGTTTGGAAGTTTCAGTGGAGGCCTGTGGAGGGAGATGACGTTGACCTATCAGAGAAGATGGAGTTTACTGTGGTGATGAAGAATCCATTGCAAGCCCACATAATCCCAAGAATTTAA